Proteins encoded together in one Astyanax mexicanus isolate ESR-SI-001 chromosome 10, AstMex3_surface, whole genome shotgun sequence window:
- the map7d3 gene encoding ensconsin isoform X10 — translation MAEGASTLKGLRAQMAAAAQAQAEERRSQAGNSPVPPAATTTSTTTTKSHAKPVIDGAALRIDEKLRVAKERREEQEKQHAARESQILERERKAKLQVERQVEERQRKLEEQRRKEEQRRAAVEEKRKQKQEEEKEHYEAVMRRTLERSNRVEQRQKRWSWGGLSDADSKNARRSLASPMDFSRLLTPTQASLARSKSAAALSADGADVPESHLCPRSVSTSPLQPSPRGPLRSRSTDRRKGPPTSASADAISSMAQKAEKDKRFTSPGGKRPPSPSTLPNRHRSPSPGPQALSTTKRAPSPGAAKSSPRNRPPSPSGVKQRPPSPQPASASKPLPIQKPALTPTGPPILRKRESKPKDMSPVTPMSPQPQEANTASPAPSTKPKEDPNSKAIAGTNSAAEASRMLAENRRLAREQKEREEQLRVQREEEERLRKEEQKRLAEEERVRRLEEEKIRAEERKREEEEQAVKDEEEKQRLELEEQQRQEELQKEREEAEAKTKEEAEKQRQERERIMQQNQQERMERKKRIEEIMKRTRKTDQIDFKGSDDKSNPDENDDDEEEEVTDQINCESDQSVKLDNAAEEEDQKDTQEEDASSQEGPEEREEPLGSVNGQAELENKENNNGSSAAEPLAISNSCPKTRLVEGSEFVNENSKLGLNGKTGPWSFEELIDLGVHPKGRPLMEADGCNQGLIDCDGVPEGPRVAFEDKSAPVNSIHPPQPIEALSEM, via the exons CTGCAGCCGCGCAGGCGCAGGCCGAGGAGCGTCGCAGTCAGGCTGGCAACAGCCCAGTGCCTCCAGctgccaccaccaccagcaccaccaccacaaAGAGCCATGCAAAACCAG TTATTGATGGAGCAGCTCTTCGAATAGACGAGAAACTTCGAGTGGccaaagaaagaagagaagaacaAGAGAAGCAGCACG CGGCACGTGAGTCTCAGATCCTGGAACGGGAGCGCAAGGCCAAGCTGCAGGTGGAGAGGCAGGTGGAGGAGAGGCAGAGGAAGCTGGAGGAGCAGCGAAGGAAAGAAGAGCAGAGAAGAGCTGCTGTGGAGGAGAAGAGGAAACAGAAGCAGGAGGAAGAGAAG gagcaCTATGAGGCAGTGATGCGGCGTACTCTGGAACGCAGTAATAGAGTTGAGCAGAGGCAGAAAAGGTGGTCCTGGGGAGGCCTCTCCGACGCAGACAGCAAAAATG caCGTCGCTCCTTGGCCAGTCCCATGGACTTCAGTCGTCTCCTCACCCCCACCCAGGCTTCTCTAGCTAGGAGCAAGAGCGCGGCGGCCCTATCAGCCGATGGAGCAGATGTCCCAG AGTCTCACCTGTGTCCTCGCTCAGTGTCCACCAGCCCGCTGCAGCCCAGCCCCCGCGGACCCCTGCGCAGCCGCAGCACAGACCGCCGGAAAGGCCCACCGACGTCCGCTTCGGCCGACGCCATCTCCAGCATGGCTCAG AAAGCTGAGAAGGACAAGCGCTTCACTTCACCGGGAGGAAAACGTCCTCCTTCACCCTCCACCCTCCCTAACCGCCATCGCTCCCCATCCCCTGGTCCCCAGGCTCTCAGCACCACCAAAAGAGCGCCCTCCCCTGGAGCAGCCAA GTCAAGTCCCCGAAATCGCCCCCCCTCCCCCAGCGGGGTGAAACAGCGGCCTCCATCCCCTCAGCCCGCCTCTGCCTCCAAACCTCTGCCCATACAGAAGCCTGCGCTCACCCCCACCGGCCCTCCTATTCTCCGCAAGAGGGAGTCCAAGCCGAAGGACATGTCTCCTGTGACTCCTATGTCACCACAGCCTCAAGAGGCCAACACTGCCAGCCCTGCCCCCAGCACCAAGCCCAAAGAAG ATCCCAACTCTAAAGCCATTGCCGGCACAAACTCTGCTGCAGAAGCCTCTAGGATGTTGGCAGAGAACCGGCGTCTGGCCCgtgaacagaaagagagagaggaacagctCAGAgtgcagagagaggaggaggagag GCTGAGAAAGGAGGAACAGAAGCGTCTCGCTGAGGAGGAGAGAGTGAGACGCTTGGAGGAAGAGAAGATTCGggcggaggagaggaagagggaaGAGGAAGAGCAGGCTGTTAAAGATGAGGAGGAGAAGCAGAGGCTGGAGCtggaggagcagcagagacaggaaGAGCTCCAGAAAGAG CGAGAGGAGGCCGAAGCAAAGACCAAAGAGGAGGCTGAGAAACAGCGGCAGGAGAGAGAGCGCATCATGCAGCAGAACCAGCAGGAGCGCATGGAGAGGAAGAAG agAATTGAAGAAATTATGAAGAGAACCCGAAAAACGGACCAAATCGATTTTAAG GGCAGTGATGACAAAAGTAATCCAGatgagaatgatgatgatgaagaagaagaggtTACTGACCAGATAAACTGTGAAA GTGATCAGTCTGTCAAACTGGACAATGCAGCAGAGGAAGAAGACCAAAAAGATACCCAGGAGGAAGATGCTTCTTCACAGGAAGGCCCTGAGGAGCGGGAGGAGCCGCTTGGCAGTGTGAATGGACAGGCCGAATTGGAAAATAAGGAAAACAACAATGGCTCCAGTGCAGCGGAGCCGCTAGCCATTAg TAATTCTTGCCCAAAGACGCGTCTGGTGGAAGGCTCAGAGTTTGTGAATGAGAACTCTAAACTGGGACTGAATGGGAAAACTGGGCCGTGGAGCTTTGAGGAGCTGATTGATCTGGGGGTTCATCCTAAAGGCCGGCCACTGATGGAGGCCGACGGTTGTAACCAGGGCCTTATAGACTGTGATGGGGTACCTGAGGGTCCCAGGGTGGCCTTTGAAGACAAGTCGGCTCCTGTTaactccatccatccacctcAGCCCATTGAAGCTCTATCAG
- the map7d3 gene encoding ensconsin isoform X4 yields the protein MAEGASTLKGLRAQMAAAAQAQAEERRSQAGNSPVPPAATTTSTTTTKSHAKPVIDGAALRIDEKLRVAKERREEQEKQHAARESQILERERKAKLQVERQVEERQRKLEEQRRKEEQRRAAVEEKRKQKQEEEKEHYEAVMRRTLERSNRVEQRQKRWSWGGLSDADSKNDKRSTSTTNLKQSADSAISKRLSSSSATLLNSSDKSAKRRSSSLNRLPSNATQASKEVNKQPQVEQTGPTLKKRSSSLSRVGSKASPKTIPEKGPPSEAARRSLASPMDFSRLLTPTQASLARSKSAAALSADGADVPESHLCPRSVSTSPLQPSPRGPLRSRSTDRRKGPPTSASADAISSMAQKAEKDKRFTSPGGKRPPSPSTLPNRHRSPSPGPQALSTTKRAPSPGAAKSSPRNRPPSPSGVKQRPPSPQPASASKPLPIQKPALTPTGPPILRKRESKPKDMSPVTPMSPQPQEANTASPAPSTKPKEDPNSKAIAGTNSAAEASRMLAENRRLAREQKEREEQLRVQREEEERLRKEEQKRLAEEERVRRLEEEKIRAEERKREEEEQAVKDEEEKQRLELEEQQRQEELQKEREEAEAKTKEEAEKQRQERERIMQQNQQERMERKKRIEEIMKRTRKTDQIDFKGSDDKSNPDENDDDEEEEVTDQINCESDQSVKLDNAAEEEDQKDTQEEDASSQEGPEEREEPLGSVNGQAELENKENNNGSSAAEPLAISNSCPKTRLVEGSEFVNENSKLGLNGKTGPWSFEELIDLGVHPKGRPLMEADGCNQGLIDCDGVPEGPRVAFEDKSAPVNSIHPPQPIEALSEM from the exons CTGCAGCCGCGCAGGCGCAGGCCGAGGAGCGTCGCAGTCAGGCTGGCAACAGCCCAGTGCCTCCAGctgccaccaccaccagcaccaccaccacaaAGAGCCATGCAAAACCAG TTATTGATGGAGCAGCTCTTCGAATAGACGAGAAACTTCGAGTGGccaaagaaagaagagaagaacaAGAGAAGCAGCACG CGGCACGTGAGTCTCAGATCCTGGAACGGGAGCGCAAGGCCAAGCTGCAGGTGGAGAGGCAGGTGGAGGAGAGGCAGAGGAAGCTGGAGGAGCAGCGAAGGAAAGAAGAGCAGAGAAGAGCTGCTGTGGAGGAGAAGAGGAAACAGAAGCAGGAGGAAGAGAAG gagcaCTATGAGGCAGTGATGCGGCGTACTCTGGAACGCAGTAATAGAGTTGAGCAGAGGCAGAAAAGGTGGTCCTGGGGAGGCCTCTCCGACGCAGACAGCAAAAATG ACAAGCGTTCCACCTCCACCACAAACCTGAAGCAGTCGGCCGACTCTGCCATCAGCAAACGCCTGTCCTCCTCCTCCGCTACCCTCCTCAACTCTTCAGACAAGA GTGCTAAGCGGAGGAGTTCGTCTTTGAATCGGTTGCCTAGCAATGCCACTCAGGCCTCTAAGGAAGTGAATAAGCAGCCTCAGGTGGAACAGACAG GCCCCACCTTGAAGAAACGGAGCTCCTCCCTCTCTCGAGTAGGGAGCAAAGCCTCACCTAAAACCATACCAGAGAAAGGTCCACCCAGTGAAGCAG caCGTCGCTCCTTGGCCAGTCCCATGGACTTCAGTCGTCTCCTCACCCCCACCCAGGCTTCTCTAGCTAGGAGCAAGAGCGCGGCGGCCCTATCAGCCGATGGAGCAGATGTCCCAG AGTCTCACCTGTGTCCTCGCTCAGTGTCCACCAGCCCGCTGCAGCCCAGCCCCCGCGGACCCCTGCGCAGCCGCAGCACAGACCGCCGGAAAGGCCCACCGACGTCCGCTTCGGCCGACGCCATCTCCAGCATGGCTCAG AAAGCTGAGAAGGACAAGCGCTTCACTTCACCGGGAGGAAAACGTCCTCCTTCACCCTCCACCCTCCCTAACCGCCATCGCTCCCCATCCCCTGGTCCCCAGGCTCTCAGCACCACCAAAAGAGCGCCCTCCCCTGGAGCAGCCAA GTCAAGTCCCCGAAATCGCCCCCCCTCCCCCAGCGGGGTGAAACAGCGGCCTCCATCCCCTCAGCCCGCCTCTGCCTCCAAACCTCTGCCCATACAGAAGCCTGCGCTCACCCCCACCGGCCCTCCTATTCTCCGCAAGAGGGAGTCCAAGCCGAAGGACATGTCTCCTGTGACTCCTATGTCACCACAGCCTCAAGAGGCCAACACTGCCAGCCCTGCCCCCAGCACCAAGCCCAAAGAAG ATCCCAACTCTAAAGCCATTGCCGGCACAAACTCTGCTGCAGAAGCCTCTAGGATGTTGGCAGAGAACCGGCGTCTGGCCCgtgaacagaaagagagagaggaacagctCAGAgtgcagagagaggaggaggagag GCTGAGAAAGGAGGAACAGAAGCGTCTCGCTGAGGAGGAGAGAGTGAGACGCTTGGAGGAAGAGAAGATTCGggcggaggagaggaagagggaaGAGGAAGAGCAGGCTGTTAAAGATGAGGAGGAGAAGCAGAGGCTGGAGCtggaggagcagcagagacaggaaGAGCTCCAGAAAGAG CGAGAGGAGGCCGAAGCAAAGACCAAAGAGGAGGCTGAGAAACAGCGGCAGGAGAGAGAGCGCATCATGCAGCAGAACCAGCAGGAGCGCATGGAGAGGAAGAAG agAATTGAAGAAATTATGAAGAGAACCCGAAAAACGGACCAAATCGATTTTAAG GGCAGTGATGACAAAAGTAATCCAGatgagaatgatgatgatgaagaagaagaggtTACTGACCAGATAAACTGTGAAA GTGATCAGTCTGTCAAACTGGACAATGCAGCAGAGGAAGAAGACCAAAAAGATACCCAGGAGGAAGATGCTTCTTCACAGGAAGGCCCTGAGGAGCGGGAGGAGCCGCTTGGCAGTGTGAATGGACAGGCCGAATTGGAAAATAAGGAAAACAACAATGGCTCCAGTGCAGCGGAGCCGCTAGCCATTAg TAATTCTTGCCCAAAGACGCGTCTGGTGGAAGGCTCAGAGTTTGTGAATGAGAACTCTAAACTGGGACTGAATGGGAAAACTGGGCCGTGGAGCTTTGAGGAGCTGATTGATCTGGGGGTTCATCCTAAAGGCCGGCCACTGATGGAGGCCGACGGTTGTAACCAGGGCCTTATAGACTGTGATGGGGTACCTGAGGGTCCCAGGGTGGCCTTTGAAGACAAGTCGGCTCCTGTTaactccatccatccacctcAGCCCATTGAAGCTCTATCAG
- the map7d3 gene encoding ensconsin isoform X9 has product MAEGASTLKGLRAQMAAAAQAQAEERRSQAGNSPVPPAATTTSTTTTKSHAKPVIDGAALRIDEKLRVAKERREEQEKQHAARESQILERERKAKLQVERQVEERQRKLEEQRRKEEQRRAAVEEKRKQKQEEEKEHYEAVMRRTLERSNRVEQRQKRWSWGGLSDADSKNGESDTGPVSSPVTVVISPASPVSKPPRSQTPQDKRSTSTTNLKQSADSAISKRLSSSSATLLNSSDKKSHLCPRSVSTSPLQPSPRGPLRSRSTDRRKGPPTSASADAISSMAQKAEKDKRFTSPGGKRPPSPSTLPNRHRSPSPGPQALSTTKRAPSPGAAKSSPRNRPPSPSGVKQRPPSPQPASASKPLPIQKPALTPTGPPILRKRESKPKDMSPVTPMSPQPQEANTASPAPSTKPKEDPNSKAIAGTNSAAEASRMLAENRRLAREQKEREEQLRVQREEEERLRKEEQKRLAEEERVRRLEEEKIRAEERKREEEEQAVKDEEEKQRLELEEQQRQEELQKEREEAEAKTKEEAEKQRQERERIMQQNQQERMERKKRIEEIMKRTRKTDQIDFKGSDDKSNPDENDDDEEEEVTDQINCESDQSVKLDNAAEEEDQKDTQEEDASSQEGPEEREEPLGSVNGQAELENKENNNGSSAAEPLAISNSCPKTRLVEGSEFVNENSKLGLNGKTGPWSFEELIDLGVHPKGRPLMEADGCNQGLIDCDGVPEGPRVAFEDKSAPVNSIHPPQPIEALSEM; this is encoded by the exons CTGCAGCCGCGCAGGCGCAGGCCGAGGAGCGTCGCAGTCAGGCTGGCAACAGCCCAGTGCCTCCAGctgccaccaccaccagcaccaccaccacaaAGAGCCATGCAAAACCAG TTATTGATGGAGCAGCTCTTCGAATAGACGAGAAACTTCGAGTGGccaaagaaagaagagaagaacaAGAGAAGCAGCACG CGGCACGTGAGTCTCAGATCCTGGAACGGGAGCGCAAGGCCAAGCTGCAGGTGGAGAGGCAGGTGGAGGAGAGGCAGAGGAAGCTGGAGGAGCAGCGAAGGAAAGAAGAGCAGAGAAGAGCTGCTGTGGAGGAGAAGAGGAAACAGAAGCAGGAGGAAGAGAAG gagcaCTATGAGGCAGTGATGCGGCGTACTCTGGAACGCAGTAATAGAGTTGAGCAGAGGCAGAAAAGGTGGTCCTGGGGAGGCCTCTCCGACGCAGACAGCAAAAATG GCGAGAGTGACACTGGCCCCGTCTCATCCCCAGTTACTGTAGTAATCTCCCCAGCCTCACCAGTCTCCAAGCCACCTCGGAGCCAGACGCCACAAG ACAAGCGTTCCACCTCCACCACAAACCTGAAGCAGTCGGCCGACTCTGCCATCAGCAAACGCCTGTCCTCCTCCTCCGCTACCCTCCTCAACTCTTCAGACAAGA AGTCTCACCTGTGTCCTCGCTCAGTGTCCACCAGCCCGCTGCAGCCCAGCCCCCGCGGACCCCTGCGCAGCCGCAGCACAGACCGCCGGAAAGGCCCACCGACGTCCGCTTCGGCCGACGCCATCTCCAGCATGGCTCAG AAAGCTGAGAAGGACAAGCGCTTCACTTCACCGGGAGGAAAACGTCCTCCTTCACCCTCCACCCTCCCTAACCGCCATCGCTCCCCATCCCCTGGTCCCCAGGCTCTCAGCACCACCAAAAGAGCGCCCTCCCCTGGAGCAGCCAA GTCAAGTCCCCGAAATCGCCCCCCCTCCCCCAGCGGGGTGAAACAGCGGCCTCCATCCCCTCAGCCCGCCTCTGCCTCCAAACCTCTGCCCATACAGAAGCCTGCGCTCACCCCCACCGGCCCTCCTATTCTCCGCAAGAGGGAGTCCAAGCCGAAGGACATGTCTCCTGTGACTCCTATGTCACCACAGCCTCAAGAGGCCAACACTGCCAGCCCTGCCCCCAGCACCAAGCCCAAAGAAG ATCCCAACTCTAAAGCCATTGCCGGCACAAACTCTGCTGCAGAAGCCTCTAGGATGTTGGCAGAGAACCGGCGTCTGGCCCgtgaacagaaagagagagaggaacagctCAGAgtgcagagagaggaggaggagag GCTGAGAAAGGAGGAACAGAAGCGTCTCGCTGAGGAGGAGAGAGTGAGACGCTTGGAGGAAGAGAAGATTCGggcggaggagaggaagagggaaGAGGAAGAGCAGGCTGTTAAAGATGAGGAGGAGAAGCAGAGGCTGGAGCtggaggagcagcagagacaggaaGAGCTCCAGAAAGAG CGAGAGGAGGCCGAAGCAAAGACCAAAGAGGAGGCTGAGAAACAGCGGCAGGAGAGAGAGCGCATCATGCAGCAGAACCAGCAGGAGCGCATGGAGAGGAAGAAG agAATTGAAGAAATTATGAAGAGAACCCGAAAAACGGACCAAATCGATTTTAAG GGCAGTGATGACAAAAGTAATCCAGatgagaatgatgatgatgaagaagaagaggtTACTGACCAGATAAACTGTGAAA GTGATCAGTCTGTCAAACTGGACAATGCAGCAGAGGAAGAAGACCAAAAAGATACCCAGGAGGAAGATGCTTCTTCACAGGAAGGCCCTGAGGAGCGGGAGGAGCCGCTTGGCAGTGTGAATGGACAGGCCGAATTGGAAAATAAGGAAAACAACAATGGCTCCAGTGCAGCGGAGCCGCTAGCCATTAg TAATTCTTGCCCAAAGACGCGTCTGGTGGAAGGCTCAGAGTTTGTGAATGAGAACTCTAAACTGGGACTGAATGGGAAAACTGGGCCGTGGAGCTTTGAGGAGCTGATTGATCTGGGGGTTCATCCTAAAGGCCGGCCACTGATGGAGGCCGACGGTTGTAACCAGGGCCTTATAGACTGTGATGGGGTACCTGAGGGTCCCAGGGTGGCCTTTGAAGACAAGTCGGCTCCTGTTaactccatccatccacctcAGCCCATTGAAGCTCTATCAG